The following proteins are encoded in a genomic region of Pikeienuella piscinae:
- a CDS encoding exopolyphosphatase, giving the protein MTAPDQAAAPIASETPPHPAATPAMGLVGVIDIGSNSIRLVVFEDGVRSPDYFFNEKVICGLGRGLSETGRLNADGRAAARAALRRYVSLSRRIGVSELIVFATAALREAEDGPEYRDALSRELDISIRVVTGPEEAKLAAEGVLFGWPAAEGVVADLGGASLELAEVAVGAVGATVSVPAGHLLFGEGDGPLSQRAMRALSAAAAPFAPKASRLILVGGAWRALAKAGMSRAGYPFHVLQGFEMTPKEAHGLCDWALSEPPAAIKKAAEVSNSRIPSMVGGARALKRLMAELTPGSVDISAFGVREGMIYERMAASMRAEEPLIAAATAMEARHARCPGFGAELFTWMRPLLNGFNADRMRLAEAVCLLHDVNWRAHPDFRVTACFGTVSRGNLAGVGHRGRLFLGAALMHRYKGDLQAAEAASVALMDADARREAEIVGRAARLGAMVSGSAIGTLGDCPLRVGDGRLTLSFAPAVADLAGERVKRRLGALAGALRLEPVFIA; this is encoded by the coding sequence TTGACCGCGCCAGATCAGGCCGCCGCCCCGATAGCCTCGGAGACGCCGCCGCACCCCGCGGCGACCCCGGCGATGGGGCTCGTCGGGGTGATCGACATCGGTTCGAACTCGATCCGCCTCGTTGTGTTCGAGGACGGCGTGCGCAGCCCCGACTATTTCTTCAATGAGAAGGTGATCTGCGGCCTGGGCCGCGGGTTAAGCGAGACCGGCCGGCTCAACGCGGACGGCAGGGCGGCGGCGCGCGCGGCGCTTCGGCGCTATGTCTCGCTTTCACGTCGGATCGGCGTCTCCGAGCTGATCGTTTTCGCCACCGCCGCGCTGCGTGAGGCCGAGGACGGGCCGGAATACCGCGATGCGCTGTCGCGAGAGCTCGACATTTCGATTCGCGTCGTCACTGGGCCGGAGGAGGCGAAGCTCGCCGCCGAGGGCGTGCTTTTCGGCTGGCCCGCCGCCGAGGGCGTCGTCGCCGATCTCGGCGGCGCGTCGCTCGAACTCGCCGAGGTGGCGGTCGGCGCCGTCGGCGCCACGGTGTCGGTTCCCGCCGGCCACCTGCTTTTCGGCGAAGGCGACGGGCCGCTCAGCCAGCGCGCGATGCGTGCGCTCTCCGCCGCCGCCGCGCCGTTCGCGCCGAAAGCTTCGCGGCTGATTCTCGTCGGCGGCGCCTGGCGGGCGCTGGCCAAGGCGGGGATGTCGCGGGCCGGCTATCCGTTCCACGTTCTGCAGGGCTTCGAGATGACCCCGAAGGAGGCGCACGGGCTCTGCGATTGGGCGCTGTCCGAGCCGCCGGCGGCGATCAAGAAAGCCGCTGAGGTTTCGAACTCGCGCATCCCATCGATGGTCGGCGGCGCGCGGGCCTTGAAACGCCTGATGGCCGAGCTGACGCCCGGAAGCGTGGACATTTCGGCGTTCGGCGTGCGTGAGGGGATGATCTACGAGCGGATGGCGGCGTCGATGCGCGCGGAGGAGCCGCTGATCGCCGCCGCCACGGCGATGGAAGCCCGCCACGCCCGCTGTCCCGGCTTCGGGGCGGAGTTGTTCACATGGATGCGCCCCCTTCTGAACGGCTTCAACGCCGATCGGATGCGGCTGGCGGAGGCGGTGTGCCTGCTCCATGACGTGAACTGGCGGGCGCATCCCGACTTTCGCGTCACCGCCTGTTTCGGCACCGTCAGTCGCGGCAATCTCGCCGGCGTCGGCCATCGTGGCCGGCTCTTTCTCGGGGCCGCGCTGATGCATCGCTACAAGGGCGATCTGCAAGCGGCGGAGGCGGCTTCCGTTGCGCTGATGGACGCCGATGCGCGGCGTGAGGCCGAGATCGTCGGCCGCGCCGCCCGGCTCGGGGCGATGGTTTCCGGCTCCGCCATCGGCACGCTCGGAGATTGCCCGCTGCGCGTCGGCGACGGGCGCCTTACGCTGAGTTTCGCGCCCGCCGTGGCCGATCTCGCCGGCGAGCGGGTGAAGCGCCGGCTTGGCGCGCTCGCCGGCGCGCTGAGGCTGGAGCCGGTTTTCATCGCCTGA
- a CDS encoding lipoprotein-releasing ABC transporter permease subunit has product MAGTPGTRPFAGFEWMIALRYLRSRRKERAISAITGFSLVGIMLGVATLIIVMSVMNGFRDELVGRILGANGHVLILPVGKVLEDYPDLAARAAATPGVTRAAPIIEGRVMASGVNGSAAGVLVRGVSPENAKTLEALAHPESSNGALADFGGDSIAIGAGVADDLGVKVGDTVKLISPRGLRTVLGPSPATVRSFRVAYIFRIGMTEYDKILVYMPLEAAQKFFLKQDRADMIEVMVEQPDRVEDAVNRLARSLDARVRLWTWKDQNGGYLKALKTERVVMFLILSLIILVAALNIISGLIMLVKDKGSDIGILRTIGLTRGAVMRVFFVCGAAIGVVGTLLGVGLGVLFTLNIKAVQAAVEWVLGVSVWDSSVRYLTDIPAQLHLSDVASVLALALGLSFLATLYPAWRAARLDPVEALRNE; this is encoded by the coding sequence ATGGCCGGAACCCCCGGCACGCGGCCCTTCGCCGGGTTCGAGTGGATGATCGCGCTCCGCTATCTCCGTTCGCGTCGGAAGGAGCGCGCGATCTCCGCCATCACCGGCTTCAGCCTTGTCGGCATCATGCTCGGCGTCGCCACGCTGATCATCGTCATGTCGGTGATGAACGGCTTTCGCGACGAGCTGGTGGGCCGCATTCTCGGGGCCAACGGCCATGTGCTGATCCTGCCCGTCGGCAAGGTTCTGGAGGATTACCCCGATCTCGCCGCGCGCGCCGCCGCGACGCCCGGCGTGACCCGCGCCGCGCCGATCATCGAAGGGCGGGTGATGGCCTCGGGTGTGAATGGAAGCGCGGCGGGCGTCCTGGTGCGCGGCGTCAGCCCCGAGAACGCGAAAACGCTCGAAGCGCTGGCGCATCCGGAAAGCAGCAACGGGGCGCTGGCCGATTTCGGCGGCGACAGCATCGCCATCGGCGCCGGCGTCGCGGACGATCTGGGCGTCAAGGTCGGCGACACGGTGAAGCTGATTTCGCCGCGGGGTCTGCGCACGGTGCTCGGCCCCTCGCCGGCGACGGTGCGCTCCTTTCGCGTCGCTTACATCTTTCGCATCGGAATGACCGAGTACGACAAGATTCTCGTCTACATGCCGCTCGAAGCGGCGCAAAAGTTCTTCCTGAAGCAGGACCGCGCCGACATGATCGAGGTGATGGTCGAGCAGCCGGACCGGGTCGAGGACGCGGTGAACCGGCTGGCCAGATCGCTCGACGCCAGGGTCCGACTCTGGACGTGGAAGGACCAGAACGGCGGCTACCTGAAGGCGTTGAAGACTGAAAGGGTGGTGATGTTCCTCATCCTCTCGCTCATCATCCTTGTCGCCGCGCTCAACATCATCTCCGGGCTGATCATGCTGGTGAAGGACAAGGGGTCGGATATCGGCATCCTGCGCACCATCGGGCTGACACGCGGCGCCGTGATGCGGGTGTTCTTCGTCTGCGGCGCGGCGATCGGCGTCGTGGGCACGCTGCTCGGCGTCGGACTCGGCGTGCTCTTCACGCTCAACATCAAGGCGGTGCAGGCGGCGGTCGAATGGGTGCTCGGCGTTTCGGTATGGGACAGCTCGGTGCGCTACCTCACCGACATCCCGGCGCAGCTTCACCTTTCCGATGTCGCCTCGGTGCTGGCGCTGGCGCTCGGCCTCTCCTTCCTCGCCACGCTCTATCCCGCATGGCGCGCCGCGCGGCTGGATCCGGTGGAGGCGCTGCGCAATGAGTGA
- the proS gene encoding proline--tRNA ligase — translation MRLSRYFLPVLKETPAEAQIVSHRLMLRAGMIRQASAGIYSWLPLGFKVLSRIERIVHEEQQRAGHIPMLMPTIQSADLWRESGRYDDYGEEMLRITDRHKRDMLYGPTNEELITDIFRSYVGSYKALPLTLYHIQWKFRDEVRPRFGVMRGREFLMKDGYNFDLTKEAALHAYNRHLVSYLRTYERMGLQAIPMRADGGPIGGDYTHEFLVLAETGESEVFYDSAITDLKFGDRAIDYDDIAECRGVLEEFTSRYARTDETHDEAKFAEIPEERRRSARGIEVGQIFYFGTKYSEPMGATVTDETGAQVAVHMGSHGIGVSRLAGAIIEASHDEKGIIWPEGVTPFGAGVVNLRQGDAATDAACDDIYTKLKAAGVDPLYDDREERAGSKFATMDLIGLPWRVTIGPRGLKSGQVELTRRKTGETVELSPDDAVARLAEIYAAR, via the coding sequence ATGCGTCTTTCCCGTTATTTCCTGCCCGTCCTGAAAGAAACGCCGGCCGAGGCGCAGATCGTCTCGCATCGCCTGATGCTCCGGGCGGGGATGATCCGGCAGGCGAGCGCGGGGATCTATTCCTGGCTGCCGCTGGGCTTCAAGGTGCTCAGCCGGATCGAGCGCATCGTGCATGAGGAGCAGCAGCGCGCCGGCCATATCCCGATGCTGATGCCGACGATCCAATCCGCCGATCTCTGGCGCGAGAGCGGGCGCTACGACGATTACGGCGAGGAGATGCTGCGCATCACCGACCGCCACAAGCGCGACATGCTCTACGGCCCTACGAACGAGGAGCTGATCACCGACATCTTCCGCTCCTATGTCGGCTCCTACAAGGCGCTGCCGCTGACACTCTACCACATCCAGTGGAAATTCCGCGACGAAGTGCGGCCGCGTTTCGGCGTCATGCGCGGCCGCGAGTTCCTGATGAAGGACGGTTACAATTTCGACCTGACGAAAGAGGCCGCGCTCCACGCCTATAACCGCCACCTGGTCAGCTATCTTCGCACATATGAGCGCATGGGCCTTCAGGCGATCCCGATGCGCGCCGATGGCGGCCCGATCGGCGGCGACTACACGCACGAGTTTCTCGTCCTGGCGGAAACGGGCGAGTCGGAGGTGTTCTACGACAGCGCCATCACCGATCTGAAATTCGGCGACCGCGCCATCGACTATGACGACATCGCCGAATGCCGGGGCGTGCTCGAAGAGTTCACCTCCCGCTACGCTCGCACCGACGAGACCCATGACGAGGCGAAATTCGCCGAGATCCCGGAGGAGCGCCGCCGCTCCGCGCGTGGCATCGAAGTCGGGCAGATCTTCTATTTCGGCACGAAGTATTCGGAGCCGATGGGCGCCACCGTCACCGACGAGACCGGCGCGCAGGTTGCTGTCCACATGGGCAGCCACGGCATCGGCGTCAGCCGCCTCGCCGGCGCGATCATCGAGGCGAGCCATGACGAGAAGGGCATTATCTGGCCAGAAGGGGTCACGCCCTTCGGCGCCGGGGTCGTCAATCTCCGTCAGGGCGACGCCGCCACCGACGCCGCATGCGACGATATCTACACGAAGCTGAAAGCCGCCGGCGTCGATCCGCTCTATGATGATCGGGAGGAACGCGCCGGGTCGAAATTCGCTACGATGGATCTCATCGGCCTGCCATGGCGCGTCACCATCGGCCCGCGCGGGCTGAAATCCGGCCAGGTCGAGCTGACCCGCCGCAAGACCGGCGAGACGGTGGAGCTTTCGCCCGATGACGCGGTGGCCCGGCTCGCCGAGATCTACGCGGCGCGCTGA
- a CDS encoding HdaA/DnaA family protein: protein MSAQIPLGLALPKRPARGREAFRVSASNAAAVALIDRWRSWPNGLLTLTGPEGAGKTHLAHVWAGETGAERVAAATLDPADPPALVAAGAAAVEDADRIGGDARAEAALFHLINLARAEGAALLITGRGAPQSWPIRMPDLASRLAGAMSASLEPPDEALIADLLAKHFHDRGLQVDEGVLRFLGRRIERSAAAAAATVARLDEAALDAGRRITLPFVKEVTGL, encoded by the coding sequence ATGAGCGCGCAGATCCCGCTCGGCCTCGCCCTGCCAAAGCGGCCGGCGCGGGGGCGTGAGGCGTTTCGCGTCTCCGCATCGAACGCCGCCGCGGTGGCGCTGATCGACCGTTGGCGAAGCTGGCCGAACGGGCTCCTGACGCTGACCGGGCCGGAAGGGGCGGGCAAGACGCATCTCGCGCATGTCTGGGCCGGCGAGACCGGCGCCGAGCGCGTCGCCGCCGCGACGCTCGACCCCGCCGACCCGCCGGCGCTGGTCGCCGCCGGCGCCGCCGCGGTCGAGGACGCCGACCGGATCGGCGGCGACGCGCGGGCCGAAGCCGCGCTCTTTCACCTCATCAACCTCGCGCGGGCGGAGGGCGCGGCGCTGCTGATCACCGGGAGGGGCGCGCCGCAGAGCTGGCCGATCCGCATGCCGGACCTCGCCTCGCGCCTCGCCGGCGCGATGAGCGCGTCGCTGGAGCCGCCCGACGAGGCGCTGATCGCCGATCTTCTCGCCAAGCATTTCCATGATCGCGGGCTACAGGTCGACGAAGGGGTCCTGCGCTTTCTCGGCCGGCGGATCGAACGCTCCGCCGCCGCCGCCGCCGCGACCGTCGCGCGACTGGACGAGGCGGCGCTCGACGCCGGGCGGCGGATCACGCTTCCCTTCGTGAAAGAGGTGACGGGGCTCTAG